A window from Candidatus Zixiibacteriota bacterium encodes these proteins:
- a CDS encoding efflux RND transporter periplasmic adaptor subunit, giving the protein MRFFSFAYLIAVPLLILSCSGKTLPPGGSGLIEATEIIVSAETGGPLKALHFDEGDPIKQGDTIAVIDTTTVLLRLRDAEALKQAGETRIRSASLGIEQAEFNYDLAKKEYERIGALIKSGSANQQQYDQVETAFRQAGLAKKQASAALDAARAELARALAAIDLLRKQWNDCFPLAPGSGTIVNKYIESGELVTPGKQLVKIAQLDTVWVKVYLPPDDLTKIKLGAAAGIDPEDGQNHIFQGRITWISDEAEFTPKNVQTKESRADLVYAVKITIPNPEGTLKIGMPVSVEIK; this is encoded by the coding sequence AAGACTCTCCCGCCGGGTGGATCCGGCCTGATAGAGGCAACCGAAATAATCGTCTCGGCCGAAACCGGCGGACCGCTCAAGGCTCTTCATTTCGATGAAGGGGACCCCATAAAACAGGGCGACACGATTGCCGTGATCGACACGACCACGGTGCTGCTTCGCCTTCGCGATGCCGAGGCGCTCAAGCAAGCGGGCGAGACCAGGATTCGTTCAGCCTCTCTCGGTATCGAACAGGCCGAATTCAACTATGATCTGGCTAAGAAAGAATATGAACGTATCGGCGCCCTGATCAAGAGCGGTTCGGCCAACCAGCAGCAGTATGACCAGGTGGAAACCGCCTTTCGGCAGGCAGGTCTGGCCAAAAAACAGGCGTCCGCCGCTCTGGATGCCGCCCGTGCCGAACTGGCCCGCGCTCTGGCTGCCATCGACCTTCTCCGGAAACAATGGAACGACTGTTTTCCCCTGGCGCCGGGTTCTGGTACAATTGTCAACAAATACATCGAATCAGGTGAACTGGTCACTCCCGGAAAGCAACTGGTCAAGATTGCTCAGCTGGATACCGTTTGGGTGAAAGTGTACCTTCCCCCGGACGACCTGACCAAAATCAAACTGGGCGCCGCCGCCGGAATAGACCCCGAGGACGGACAAAATCACATTTTCCAGGGCCGCATCACCTGGATATCCGACGAGGCCGAGTTCACCCCCAAAAATGTGCAGACCAAAGAGTCGCGCGCCGATCTGGTTTATGCCGTCAAAATCACCATTCCCAATCCCGAGGGAACGCTAAAAATCGGTATGCCGGTATCGGTGGAGATAAAGTGA